In one window of Methanosarcina vacuolata Z-761 DNA:
- a CDS encoding right-handed parallel beta-helix repeat-containing protein yields the protein MSKREFGLLLLVSCLILASVPTALCQSPAPTVYVAGDGSGDFNCDGKDDHVQINQALKFVADNSEYTTVHLKGPFTYVINNTLLIGSNTILEGDSTAVIKLVDHAGWVTMKPLIQQMSSSGNNNIVIRGFEVDGNHDGNYDQKKYPKGKGFYNVMYFLYCNNVTVYDMYMHDGLGDGLRIKYGKNVQFYNNKIYKLGHDGMFAIQCQNVEAWNNIITCRTNSGLRIWNSNDVKLHDNFIDSFYDWSAGGPGIQVEKSSGAMDDIEIYNNMINNTYGPGIWLFNYDTSATKDEGKNVYIHHNIFYDTGTNPSITWVGGILGSGFHDTLIENNVFDSAYNVAIVSMSPEGFFSNYTSEYTTIVRNNIIVNTQKRTKSPSGTGYGIANYLPETHSFEIAYNCLYNNSAGNYKDCTSKADIHIRPLFVDQENHDYHLQSRGGSWNGKTWVKYKVSSPCIDTGYPSADYSNEPEDNGNRINIGRYGNTIYASKSKH from the coding sequence ATGTCAAAACGAGAATTTGGACTCCTTTTATTGGTAAGTTGCCTTATTCTTGCAAGCGTTCCTACTGCTTTATGCCAAAGTCCTGCGCCAACTGTTTATGTTGCAGGAGATGGTAGTGGAGATTTTAACTGCGATGGAAAAGATGATCATGTACAGATAAATCAGGCTCTTAAGTTTGTGGCTGATAACTCTGAATATACCACTGTCCACCTTAAAGGTCCGTTTACGTATGTTATTAACAATACTCTTCTCATCGGCAGCAATACTATTCTTGAAGGTGATTCGACTGCTGTGATCAAACTGGTTGATCACGCAGGCTGGGTTACAATGAAACCTTTGATCCAGCAGATGAGTAGTTCCGGAAATAATAACATTGTAATAAGAGGTTTCGAGGTTGATGGAAACCATGACGGTAATTACGATCAAAAAAAATATCCTAAGGGTAAAGGGTTCTATAATGTGATGTACTTCCTTTATTGCAATAACGTAACCGTATACGATATGTACATGCACGACGGGCTCGGAGACGGACTGAGGATAAAATATGGCAAGAACGTCCAGTTTTATAACAACAAGATATACAAGCTCGGACACGACGGTATGTTTGCGATTCAGTGTCAGAATGTAGAGGCCTGGAATAATATAATAACTTGCAGGACTAACAGTGGTCTTAGAATCTGGAACTCAAATGATGTAAAACTCCATGATAATTTCATCGATTCTTTCTACGATTGGAGCGCAGGCGGCCCGGGCATTCAGGTAGAAAAGTCTTCAGGTGCTATGGATGATATTGAGATCTACAATAATATGATCAATAATACCTACGGCCCTGGTATCTGGCTTTTCAACTATGATACCTCTGCTACCAAAGACGAGGGGAAAAATGTCTATATCCATCACAACATTTTCTATGACACGGGCACCAATCCTAGCATTACCTGGGTTGGGGGTATCTTGGGAAGTGGATTCCATGATACACTTATAGAAAATAATGTCTTTGACAGTGCATATAATGTTGCCATTGTCAGCATGAGTCCCGAAGGTTTTTTCTCAAATTATACGTCAGAATACACAACAATTGTCCGCAACAATATAATTGTAAATACCCAGAAGCGTACAAAAAGTCCGAGCGGAACAGGATATGGAATTGCCAATTACCTACCTGAAACACATTCCTTTGAGATTGCATATAATTGCCTTTACAATAACTCAGCGGGTAACTATAAAGACTGCACCTCGAAAGCCGATATCCACATAAGGCCATTATTTGTAGACCAGGAAAACCATGATTACCACCTTCAATCAAGAGGTGGAAGTTGGAACGGGAAAACATGGGTTAAATACAAAGTGAGTTCTCCATGTATTGATACCGGATATCCATCTGCTGACTATTCCAATGAACCTGAAGATAACGGAAACAGGATCAATATCGGAAGGTATGGGAACACAATCTATGCATCGAAATCAAAGCACTGA
- a CDS encoding right-handed parallel beta-helix repeat-containing protein has product MLKRELGIFFLVSCLILASIPTALCRSPAPTVYVAGDGSGDFNCDGKDDHVQINQALKFVAGNSKYTTVHLKGPFTYVIDDTLLIGSNTILEGDSNAVIKLANNAGWVTMKPMIQQMSSSGNKNIVIRGFEVNGNHDGNPKVSKGKGYYNVIYFTKCSNVKVYNMYMHDGLGDGLRIKSGNNIQFYNNKIYKLGHDGLFAIECQNVEAWKNTITCRTNSGLRIWNSNHVKFHDNVINSFYHWSAGGPGIQIEKSAGVMDDIEIYDNTISNTYGPGIWIFNYDTSATKDKGKNVHIYHNAFYGTGTNPSITWVGGIVASGFHDTLIENNVFDGVYHAAVIHMYPEVYSPKYSSKYTTIVRNNIIVNTQKRTKSPSGTGYAVINYITKNHVFVLENNCLYKNSAGKYKGCTSKSDLYLNPLFVNQKKHDYHLQSVAGHWNGKKWVKDKVSSPCIDAGYASSDYSKEPENNGNRINIGRYGNTIYASLSSTQVKTVQSLLTDSISEYTNETDENETDENETDENETDENETDENEIDEDLNFTEEIFDEDEDNFTYSEDLSVDTQGPVIESIPETTVKIGETLNFTVKTSDVNGGNLTFSASDLPAGASFDKTGVFSWTPSNGQEGVYTVSFEVSDGIFNDSEVAIISVVEEAALNLSNAYDTYLYEVSPEGLCLSNLSLGLEE; this is encoded by the coding sequence ATGCTAAAAAGAGAATTAGGGATCTTTTTCTTGGTAAGTTGCCTTATTCTTGCAAGTATTCCTACTGCTTTATGCCGAAGTCCTGCACCAACTGTTTATGTTGCAGGAGATGGGAGTGGGGATTTTAATTGCGATGGAAAAGATGATCATGTACAGATAAATCAGGCCCTTAAGTTTGTAGCAGGTAACTCTAAATATACTACTGTCCACCTCAAAGGTCCTTTTACTTATGTTATTGACGATACTCTTCTCATTGGTAGCAATACTATTCTTGAAGGGGATTCAAATGCTGTTATCAAACTGGCTAACAACGCAGGTTGGGTTACAATGAAACCTATGATCCAGCAGATGAGCAGTTCCGGAAATAAAAACATTGTAATAAGAGGGTTCGAGGTTAATGGAAACCATGACGGTAATCCCAAAGTTTCTAAGGGTAAAGGGTACTATAATGTAATTTACTTTACTAAGTGTAGTAATGTAAAAGTATACAACATGTATATGCACGATGGACTCGGCGATGGGCTGAGGATAAAATCCGGAAATAATATTCAATTTTATAACAACAAGATATACAAGCTCGGGCACGACGGTTTGTTTGCAATTGAGTGTCAAAACGTAGAGGCCTGGAAGAATACAATAACCTGCAGGACTAACAGTGGTCTGCGAATCTGGAACTCAAACCATGTAAAATTCCATGACAATGTAATTAATTCTTTCTACCACTGGAGTGCAGGCGGCCCGGGCATTCAGATCGAAAAGTCTGCAGGTGTTATGGATGATATAGAGATCTATGATAATACTATCTCTAACACCTATGGCCCAGGCATCTGGATTTTCAACTATGACACCTCTGCTACCAAAGACAAAGGGAAAAATGTCCATATCTATCATAATGCCTTCTACGGGACAGGCACCAATCCTAGCATTACCTGGGTTGGGGGTATTGTAGCCAGTGGGTTCCATGATACTCTAATTGAAAATAATGTTTTTGACGGCGTATATCATGCTGCTGTTATTCACATGTATCCAGAAGTTTATTCTCCAAAGTACTCGTCAAAATACACAACAATTGTCCGTAACAACATAATTGTAAATACTCAAAAACGTACAAAGTCTCCTAGTGGGACAGGGTATGCAGTGATCAATTACATCACTAAAAACCATGTTTTTGTGTTGGAGAATAATTGCCTTTACAAGAACTCAGCAGGCAAATATAAAGGCTGCACTTCGAAATCTGACCTCTACTTAAACCCATTATTTGTAAACCAGAAAAAACATGATTATCACCTCCAGTCAGTTGCAGGTCACTGGAATGGGAAAAAATGGGTTAAGGACAAAGTTAGTTCTCCCTGTATTGATGCCGGATACGCCTCTTCGGACTATTCTAAAGAACCTGAAAATAATGGAAATAGGATTAACATAGGCAGATATGGAAACACAATCTATGCTTCACTGTCATCCACACAAGTAAAGACTGTTCAGTCTTTGTTAACAGACTCAATCTCTGAATATACAAATGAGACTGATGAAAATGAGACTGATGAAAATGAGACTGATGAAAATGAGACTGATGAAAATGAGACTGATGAAAATGAGATTGATGAGGATCTTAACTTTACGGAGGAAATTTTTGACGAGGACGAAGATAATTTCACATACTCCGAAGATCTTTCTGTCGATACACAGGGTCCGGTTATTGAATCAATTCCCGAAACTACAGTTAAGATTGGAGAAACTTTGAACTTTACAGTGAAAACGTCTGATGTGAATGGAGGCAATCTTACCTTTTCAGCATCTGATCTTCCTGCAGGCGCAAGTTTTGACAAAACAGGGGTTTTTAGCTGGACGCCTTCAAACGGACAGGAAGGGGTATACACTGTATCTTTTGAGGTAAGCGATGGCATTTTCAACGATTCTGAAGTTGCGATAATAAGTGTGGTTGAAGAAGCCGCTTTGAACCTTTCTAACGCGTACGACACCTACCTTTACGAAGTATCTCCTGAAGGCCTTTGTTTGAGCAATTTATCTCTCGGATTGGAGGAATGA
- a CDS encoding disaggregatase related repeat-containing protein, with translation MLKREFGLLFLVSCLILASVPTALCRSPAPTVYVAGDGSGDFNCDGKDDHVQINQALKFVADNSEYTTVHLKGPFTYSINDTLLIGSNTIFEGDSTAVIKLVDHAGWVTMKPLIQQMSNSGNNNIVIRGFEVNVNHDGNTEFAKGKGYYNVIYFLYCNNVTVCDMYMHDGHGDGLRIKYGENIKFYNNTIYKLGHDGLFAIQCQNVEAWNNTITCRTNSGLRIWNSNDVKFHDNFIDSFYHWSAGGPGIQVEKSAGIMDNVEIYNNTINNTYGPGIWLFNYDSSSATRDQAKNVYIHHNTFYDTGTNPSITWVGGIITGGFEDTVIENNVFDGIYHTAIANMYINSYSPTYVPGGDGFTTIVRNNIIVNTRLRTKSPTETGYGIMNYLPETHSFVLENNCLYNNSAGNYKNCASTTDIYVTPLFADPENHDYHLQSVSGRWNGKTWVKDRVSSPCIDAGCYFSDYSNEPEDNGNRINIGRYGNTIYASLSGVSEENHAPIIEPISEVTVKAGENLNILVKASDEDGDSLTYSASGLPAGASFDGNSGLFSWRPANEQEGLYAISFEVSDGKLSASEVANISVVLNLFGDMYDNRMREASPEDVFSDKSFLDVGGISSVGRYRDLIWFNVSEYTNATEISSANLSLFWYYPSSTRPNDTVIEVYRPVSWNPDYVSWNKKNKDIAWNNAGGDWYDRNGVLQGSTPYATLTLRASSLPDNRYYELDVTDLVKEYVNCSYENTGFLIKARSENNNYIAFYSADCGNTSQVPKLNIKKRVTANATITGAKDNRLREISPEGVFSDTSFIDVGKLSNVGRYRDVISFNLSEYTSTTEVESANLSLFWYYPSSTRSNDTVIEIYRPVSWNPDYVSWNKKNKDIAWNNAGGDWYDRNGVLQGSTPYATLTLRADSLPDNRYYELDVTDLVKEYVSGRYENTGFLIKAHSESDNYIAFYSADCGNISQVPKLNLVYR, from the coding sequence ATGTTAAAACGAGAATTTGGACTCCTTTTCTTGGTAAGTTGCCTTATTCTTGCAAGCGTTCCTACTGCTTTATGTCGAAGTCCTGCACCAACTGTTTATGTTGCGGGGGACGGTAGTGGAGATTTTAACTGCGATGGAAAAGATGATCATGTACAGATAAATCAGGCTCTTAAGTTTGTGGCCGATAACTCTGAATATACTACTGTACACCTTAAAGGTCCTTTTACTTATTCTATTAACGATACTCTTCTCATCGGCAGCAATACTATTTTTGAAGGGGATTCGACTGCTGTGATCAAGCTGGTTGATCACGCAGGCTGGGTTACAATGAAGCCCTTAATCCAGCAGATGAGCAATTCTGGAAATAATAATATTGTAATAAGAGGTTTCGAGGTCAATGTGAACCATGACGGTAACACCGAGTTCGCTAAGGGTAAAGGATATTATAATGTGATTTACTTCCTTTACTGCAATAACGTAACCGTTTGCGATATGTATATGCACGACGGTCACGGAGACGGGCTGAGGATAAAATATGGCGAGAACATCAAGTTTTATAACAATACTATCTACAAGCTCGGGCACGACGGTCTGTTTGCGATTCAGTGTCAAAATGTAGAGGCCTGGAATAATACAATAACCTGCAGGACTAACAGTGGTCTTAGAATCTGGAACTCAAATGATGTAAAATTCCATGATAATTTCATCGATTCTTTCTACCACTGGAGTGCAGGCGGGCCAGGGATTCAGGTAGAAAAGTCTGCAGGCATTATGGATAATGTAGAGATTTACAATAATACTATCAATAATACCTATGGCCCTGGAATCTGGCTTTTCAACTATGATAGCTCTTCTGCTACCAGAGACCAGGCGAAAAATGTCTATATCCATCACAATACTTTCTATGACACGGGCACCAATCCTAGCATTACATGGGTAGGCGGTATCATAACAGGTGGATTTGAAGACACTGTCATTGAAAACAATGTTTTTGACGGAATCTACCATACTGCAATTGCCAATATGTATATCAACAGTTATTCTCCAACCTATGTGCCAGGAGGCGACGGATTCACAACAATTGTCCGCAATAACATAATTGTAAATACCAGATTGCGCACAAAGTCTCCGACTGAAACAGGGTATGGAATTATGAATTATCTGCCTGAAACGCATTCCTTTGTGCTGGAAAATAACTGTCTCTACAATAACTCAGCAGGTAACTATAAAAACTGCGCATCAACAACTGATATCTATGTAACCCCTCTTTTTGCAGACCCAGAAAACCATGACTACCATCTTCAGTCGGTCTCAGGCCGCTGGAACGGAAAAACCTGGGTTAAAGACAGAGTTAGTTCTCCCTGCATTGATGCCGGATGTTATTTCTCGGATTACTCTAACGAGCCCGAAGATAATGGAAACAGAATCAATATAGGAAGATATGGAAACACGATCTATGCATCTCTTTCAGGGGTTTCTGAGGAAAATCATGCTCCCATAATAGAGCCTATTTCTGAGGTCACGGTTAAAGCCGGAGAGAACCTGAATATTCTAGTAAAAGCTTCTGATGAGGATGGAGACAGCCTTACATACTCAGCTTCTGGCCTTCCTGCAGGTGCAAGTTTTGATGGGAATTCAGGGCTTTTCAGCTGGAGGCCGGCAAATGAGCAGGAAGGTCTCTACGCGATATCTTTTGAAGTGAGCGATGGTAAGCTCAGTGCTTCTGAAGTTGCAAATATAAGTGTTGTTTTGAATCTCTTTGGAGATATGTACGACAACCGCATGCGTGAAGCTTCTCCTGAGGATGTTTTTTCGGATAAATCATTTCTCGATGTAGGAGGAATTAGCAGCGTTGGTAGATACAGAGACCTCATATGGTTTAACGTAAGCGAATACACCAATGCTACTGAAATCAGTAGTGCAAATCTTTCTCTTTTCTGGTATTATCCTTCCAGCACACGACCAAATGATACTGTTATCGAGGTCTACAGGCCTGTTTCCTGGAATCCTGATTATGTGAGCTGGAATAAAAAGAATAAAGACATTGCCTGGAATAACGCAGGAGGAGATTGGTATGACAGAAATGGTGTCCTCCAGGGAAGTACTCCATATGCTACATTAACCCTGAGAGCCAGTAGTTTGCCAGATAACAGGTACTATGAGCTCGATGTGACCGATCTTGTAAAAGAATATGTCAATTGCAGTTATGAAAACACAGGTTTCCTTATAAAAGCCCGCAGTGAAAATAATAACTATATTGCCTTCTACAGCGCTGACTGCGGAAACACAAGCCAGGTACCAAAGCTTAATATTAAGAAAAGGGTAACTGCAAATGCAACTATTACTGGCGCAAAAGATAACCGCCTGCGTGAAATCTCACCTGAGGGCGTCTTTTCTGACACATCATTTATCGATGTAGGAAAATTGAGCAATGTTGGGAGATACAGGGATGTTATTTCGTTTAATTTAAGTGAATATACCAGTACCACAGAGGTAGAAAGTGCAAATCTTTCTCTTTTCTGGTATTATCCTTCCAGCACACGATCAAATGATACTGTTATCGAGATTTACAGGCCTGTTTCCTGGAATCCTGATTATGTGAGCTGGAATAAAAAGAATAAAGACATTGCCTGGAATAACGCAGGAGGAGATTGGTATGACAGAAATGGTGTTCTCCAGGGAAGTACTCCATATGCTACATTAACCCTGAGAGCCGATAGCTTGCCAGATAACAGGTACTATGAGCTCGATGTAACTGATCTTGTAAAAGAATATGTCAGTGGCAGGTATGAAAACACAGGTTTCCTTATAAAAGCCCACAGTGAAAGTGATAACTATATCGCCTTCTACAGTGCTGACTGCGGAAATATAAGTCAGGTACCAAAACTGAATCTAGTTTACAGGTAA
- a CDS encoding flippase, whose product MVSYQKFAKDVGFIGTVQVLTSLGTFFLLPIITKTLGTYDYGLWAQINITVSLISPLALMGLSMGFVRFLSSETEIKIIREAVYSILFFVTVSGLFASFLLYTFAEPLATFGFKDPHATYFIQAGSLLILLSVIESISLFYFRIFRQIQTFSYLTLFETFGKLFFILFLLKMGYGLLGVIAATLLVQGFIFLISLLMIISQIGFVIPRFTYMKEYLQFSLPLTPNSLVRWITESSDRYMVTYFLGLRSVGVYSAACSIGSLIQLFVSSLQLILLPELSKLFDENKMDEVRIYMSHSLRYFLLVSIPAVFGLSALAKPLLGILTTDDFLSGWFVIPITAFSGLLAGIFQIFVNTMLLIKQTKTATYINIVAAVSNVLINLLLIPSIGIVGASLSTLFSYFLMSVLCMHISLKHFKLDFYLHDIAKSVLSSVVMYLFVSYFAISSIIELFEIAGIGVLIYLVMMFLVGGFTDHELSLIRRYLFRVKSEVKQ is encoded by the coding sequence ATGGTGTCATATCAAAAGTTTGCAAAGGATGTTGGTTTTATCGGGACAGTTCAGGTACTTACAAGCCTGGGAACTTTTTTCCTGCTTCCGATAATTACAAAGACCCTTGGAACATACGACTATGGACTCTGGGCTCAAATCAATATCACTGTATCTCTCATCTCTCCACTTGCACTGATGGGCCTTTCTATGGGTTTTGTCAGGTTTTTATCTTCTGAAACGGAAATCAAAATAATAAGGGAAGCAGTATATTCAATTCTCTTTTTTGTAACTGTATCCGGTCTATTTGCCTCTTTTTTACTCTATACGTTTGCAGAGCCGCTTGCAACCTTCGGTTTTAAAGACCCTCATGCAACTTATTTTATCCAGGCAGGTTCCCTTTTAATTCTTCTGAGCGTGATCGAGTCTATATCTCTTTTTTATTTCAGGATTTTCAGGCAGATTCAGACATTTTCTTACTTAACCCTTTTTGAAACATTTGGAAAATTGTTTTTTATTCTCTTTCTTCTCAAAATGGGATATGGGCTTCTTGGTGTAATAGCAGCTACTCTACTTGTACAGGGCTTCATTTTTTTAATTTCTCTCCTGATGATCATATCACAAATAGGATTCGTTATCCCGAGATTTACTTACATGAAAGAGTATCTGCAATTTTCTCTACCGTTAACTCCCAATTCACTTGTAAGGTGGATTACAGAATCAAGTGACAGATATATGGTTACTTATTTTCTCGGCCTTAGAAGCGTGGGCGTATATTCGGCAGCCTGCTCAATTGGCAGTCTTATCCAGCTTTTTGTAAGCTCTCTTCAGCTCATTCTTCTTCCCGAGTTATCAAAGCTTTTCGATGAAAATAAAATGGATGAAGTCAGAATTTATATGTCTCATTCTCTAAGATATTTTCTTCTCGTCTCAATTCCTGCAGTCTTCGGGCTCTCAGCTCTTGCAAAGCCTTTGCTTGGGATCCTTACCACTGATGATTTTCTTTCGGGTTGGTTTGTAATTCCCATTACTGCCTTCTCAGGTCTTCTGGCAGGAATTTTCCAGATATTTGTCAACACAATGCTCCTTATAAAGCAAACAAAAACAGCAACTTACATTAATATTGTTGCAGCAGTTTCGAATGTATTGATTAATCTTCTACTGATACCTTCTATTGGAATTGTTGGAGCCTCACTGTCAACCTTATTTTCTTACTTTTTAATGTCTGTGCTTTGTATGCATATTTCCTTAAAACATTTTAAACTTGATTTTTATCTTCATGATATTGCAAAAAGCGTTCTGTCCTCAGTAGTTATGTATCTCTTTGTTTCCTACTTCGCTATCTCAAGCATCATTGAGCTTTTTGAGATTGCAGGTATAGGTGTACTTATTTATCTGGTTATGATGTTCCTGGTAGGCGGATTCACAGACCACGAACTTTCTTTAATACGAAGATACTTATTCAGAGTCAAAAGCGAAGTCAAGCAGTAA
- a CDS encoding NAD-dependent epimerase/dehydratase family protein: MPAKNKILVTGGAGFIGSHLVDHLIEKGNRVTVFDNLSSGKMGFIENHLENPDFTLIKGDLLDQEAIEKACEGIDFVCHVAANPDVRLGASDTRVHLDQNILATYNLLEAMRKNNTKKIAFTSTSTVYGEASIMPTPEDYGPLIPISLYGASKLACEAFITSYSHTFDMQAWIFRFANIVGPRSTHGITVDFIKKLWKNTSLLEILGDGKQEKSYLHVSECVDAILFLIENSKEKVNIFNIGSEDTISATEIGKVVIEEMGLSNVEFTYTGGNRGWKGDVPRMRLGIEKMKSLGWKPVYTSERSIRETARALLGEKLVD, translated from the coding sequence ATGCCTGCAAAGAATAAAATACTTGTGACAGGAGGAGCCGGTTTTATAGGAAGCCACCTCGTAGATCACCTTATAGAAAAAGGGAACAGAGTTACTGTTTTTGATAACCTGAGTTCAGGAAAAATGGGATTTATCGAAAATCATCTTGAAAACCCTGACTTCACCCTGATAAAAGGAGACCTCCTTGACCAGGAGGCGATAGAGAAGGCCTGTGAAGGTATCGACTTTGTTTGTCATGTGGCCGCAAATCCTGATGTAAGGCTCGGAGCTTCGGATACCAGAGTTCATCTGGATCAGAATATTCTGGCGACCTATAACCTTCTGGAAGCAATGAGGAAAAACAACACCAAAAAAATTGCGTTTACTTCCACCTCGACAGTTTATGGCGAAGCGAGTATTATGCCTACTCCAGAAGATTATGGCCCTCTTATTCCGATATCTCTTTACGGTGCCTCTAAACTGGCTTGTGAAGCATTTATTACTTCATATTCTCATACCTTTGATATGCAGGCCTGGATATTTCGCTTCGCAAACATCGTTGGCCCACGCAGTACACACGGAATTACGGTTGACTTTATAAAAAAACTGTGGAAAAACACTAGTCTGCTGGAAATCCTGGGAGATGGCAAGCAGGAAAAATCCTATCTTCATGTTTCAGAGTGTGTTGATGCAATATTATTTTTAATCGAGAACAGCAAAGAAAAGGTAAATATATTTAATATCGGCTCCGAAGACACCATCAGTGCCACAGAGATAGGAAAGGTTGTTATAGAAGAGATGGGGCTTTCTAATGTTGAATTTACCTATACAGGAGGAAACAGAGGCTGGAAAGGCGATGTGCCAAGGATGAGATTAGGGATTGAAAAAATGAAAAGTTTGGGCTGGAAACCGGTCTATACATCGGAGAGAAGTATTAGGGAAACGGCGAGGGCATTACTTGGAGAAAAGTTAGTAGACTAA
- the galU gene encoding UTP--glucose-1-phosphate uridylyltransferase GalU, with product MTVKKALIPAAGLGTRFLPATKSMPKEMLPIIDTPVIQYVVEEAIASGIEDIIIITGRGKRAIEDYFDDSPELEMHLAKKHNTELLKLVRDVSSLVDIHYIRQKEPNGLGDAVLRAENHIGDEPFAVLLGDDIIVNDKPCTAQLIENFEKYGRSTLAVEEVPREKLSSYGIIKGKPLSNSLYVLEDIVEKPSPENAPSNLGAIGRYVFTPEIFDCIKEAGTGVGNEIQLTDGIRVLNRSQMIYACRFKGKRFDTGDRLGYVKSIVDFALENENLRKDVLEYLREILASVKEPSDK from the coding sequence TTGACCGTTAAAAAAGCACTTATTCCGGCAGCTGGTCTTGGGACCCGTTTCCTGCCTGCCACCAAGTCGATGCCAAAAGAGATGCTTCCGATTATTGACACACCTGTGATTCAGTATGTTGTAGAGGAAGCCATTGCCTCGGGAATTGAGGATATAATCATTATCACAGGCAGGGGTAAACGGGCAATTGAAGATTATTTCGATGATTCTCCCGAACTCGAAATGCATCTTGCGAAAAAGCACAACACTGAACTTCTTAAACTTGTCCGGGACGTTTCGTCCCTTGTGGATATTCACTATATCCGTCAGAAAGAACCTAACGGTCTAGGGGATGCGGTCCTCAGGGCAGAAAACCATATTGGAGACGAACCTTTCGCCGTGCTTCTTGGAGACGATATTATTGTGAATGACAAACCCTGCACAGCTCAGCTCATTGAAAATTTTGAAAAGTATGGGAGATCCACGCTCGCAGTGGAAGAAGTTCCTCGTGAAAAATTAAGTAGTTATGGAATTATAAAGGGCAAGCCTCTTAGTAATTCTCTCTATGTACTGGAGGATATTGTCGAAAAGCCTTCACCTGAAAATGCTCCTTCAAATCTGGGAGCAATAGGTCGCTATGTTTTCACTCCTGAAATCTTTGACTGTATAAAAGAGGCCGGGACAGGGGTAGGAAACGAAATCCAGCTGACTGACGGAATTCGGGTCCTTAACAGGTCGCAGATGATCTACGCATGCAGGTTCAAAGGAAAAAGATTCGATACCGGTGACAGGTTAGGATACGTAAAATCAATAGTGGATTTTGCCCTTGAAAACGAGAATCTTAGAAAAGACGTACTTGAGTACCTGAGAGAAATTCTAGCATCGGTCAAGGAACCTTCAGATAAATAA